TGTTACGTACGGAAAGTGTCAACTTATGCGTTCCCCGGAATAAACCTCTTGAGACGCTGACTAGATATGGAGATTCCCTTTCCAGGTTCAGAATCAATTAAAcaactcccctccctttctctccactggcCAGTTCCTCCCACCCTCTGTCTGGTCCTCCTACCTACCCATAACTCTCCACTCTAGCCCCTCCTGCTCGTGTCTACAGACCTGAAAGCTGCTGGGTACTGGCCGTGGTGCTGAAACCGAGGTCAAGTCTGAAGGCGGAGTCTAGGTTGAGGGTTGGGGAGAGGGCGGAGGAGGAGCTGGCAGGAGGGCGGAGAAGAGGGCCAGGGTAGAGGTGGGGAGGTAAGCGTAGGGGGAGGCAGACTCTATCCCAGAAGGATCGTGTTTGGAAACCGGCATAATTTGCCCTCCTGCTGAAACCTTATGACTTTCTGCCTCTCCTACCCCGACACTATCCCTGGAGTGGAATCTCCCATGGCTGTCTCCCGCACTACTCCACAACTCCACCCTTGAGCTTTCCCTGCCCCAGGCTGGGGTTGTGGGGCCCAGTCCTGGACTCCGTGTCCCTGAAGCTACCCCTCCAGTTTCTCTACCTCTAGGTTCCCCTCTCCTACACACCCGCCATGACGAAGCTGCTGCCTGCCCAAGAGGCAGCCAAGATCTACCACACTAACTATGTGCGGAATGCCCGGGCAGTGGGGGTGATGTGGGGTACCCTCACCATCTGCTTTTCTGTTCTGGTCATGGCTCTGTTTATTCAACCTTACTGGATTGGAGACAGTATCAACACCCCCCAGGCTGGCTACTTCGGCCTCTTCTCCTACTGTGTGGGCAATGCCTTGACTTCAGAGCTTATCTGCAAGGGCAGCCCCCTGGACTTCAAGACCATACCCTCCGGTGCCTTTAAGACTGCCATGTTCTTCGTGGCTGTTGCCATGTTTCTCATCATTGGTTCCACCATCTGCTTCAGCCTCTTCTTTGTCTGCAACACTGCTACTGTCTACAAGATCTGTGCCTGGATGCAGCTGGCAGCTGGTGAGGGGGCAAGGGAGGGGGCAGGTGTGGGTGCCTTATTCCATGATGGGGGGGGCAATCTGTATCATAGCATCCATGACCACTTGAGTGGCTCCCATTCCTGAGACATGGGAGGCAGTAATCCTACAGTAGGAGGGACaattttaaatttagaattagGATCTGCACTCAAACCCTAGgtctatcaatcaacaagtatttcttaagggCTACTAAATGCCAAGGACTGTTTTAGACACTAGCTCCTCCAACTGCTAAGTGCcaataggcaagtcatttttttAGTTTACTGAATTATACTTGAATTAATAGCCTCACAGCatttttgtgaggaaagtatttcttaaatttttaacTATTTGATTATTACACATTAGGAATTACTGACTGAagaagttagagctggaagggaccttagaaaacatgtagctagtttcctcattttgtcacccaaacatttattaaatgcctcccaTGTATCAGACCCTGGGTAACAGTTGTACCCTCAATGAACTTGTATTCTATTGAAAAGAGacaactgaagcccagagaagggaagcaaCCAGCCCATGGTCAATTCATTAATTAATGGTAGAATTGGGACAAGCACCAATTCTTTTGATTGATTCTCCagtcactcacacacacacacacacacacacacacacacacacacacacacactcactccaaaaggaaaacaaggCCTTTGTGAAGTTACAAAAGAAAGGTTGTTTCTTTCTGCTCAAGGCTGGCCTTCAGTAAAAGGATAAGCCAAGAAAATTTTGTTTGGGGCACCCCCAGCTTCACCTCTCagtgccttttccttcttccccctctttaATCTCAGGTGTCCTTTGCTTCcaagtcctttccttctcttctcaaaAAATCTGCTCTGGGAAAAGATCTGGCATGTTGGTCCTTGAGTATTGTGAATGTAAGTCCTGCAGTGCCTCCCATCTGAGGTGTTCACTTTTGAAGCCTCTGCTCTAATTGTGGGATGGAAGGCTCTGGACTTAGGTCAAGGTATTTGGGGCTTCATTGAGGAGTTGGGAGAGAGCTAAAACTGGATAGGAAGACCTGACCAGCTACTGGAATCAGAAATGATGGGCAGTCATTTGCTATCCTGAGTAAGgggccttctctttctccctggcTCCACTCTATGGCAAGTCTCTTGGCCCCTGTACTGCCCTGATCCTTCTGCTCCCTCCATGGCACAGGATCCTCCTGCTTGCCCTATACTATCAAGGGGCCTGGCAGATTCTTGCACCATTGCTTCTAATTTTGGTGTATGAAGAAGACTCcttacatgttagctattattatgaccCTCCAGATATTGGTTAAAACTTAGAAACCTTATCTAAAGTGGAAAGAATATAAGAGGTAGTGGAGCAGTCTTGcatatcttggtcaagaaaattAGTGATACTAGGCAAAGTAGAAAGTAGCCAGCAggtccaaaaaaaaatgaatctgtgatctctcTTAGATCTCTTCTTTCTGTATGGTGGTAAAGGACTTTCATGAAGGAGCCTGCTAAGGGCAGGGTGGTTATGAGAAGGGGGGAAATGCCTAGGAAAAGACACAGGATATGAtttagggagacagagaaagggtgATTATGGCTTATGATAACTTTGGAGGTTGGTGATAATTTTTGTAGCTAATGAGTTTGGGACCTTAACAAGTTTGACCCACCCCTTCCCAAAGAAGGAAAGTGGGAGCATGCTGTCCTGGAGCGAGGCCTTCAAGGACAGAGGAGGAAGACCTTTGGTTGAAACACCTAGGATGCCTTATCCTACtagcagagagaaggaaggaaagagggaagcaagcaatcatttattaagtgcctactaagtgccagtctttgtgctaagcattttacaaatggtatctcattagatcctctcaacaaccctgggaggtagatactattattagcCCCTCTTTatgtttgaggaaactgaagaaaatagaatctagtgacttgtccagggtcacacagctagtaagtatttgaggccatatttgaatttactttttcctaactccaggtacaaacatt
The DNA window shown above is from Notamacropus eugenii isolate mMacEug1 chromosome 2, mMacEug1.pri_v2, whole genome shotgun sequence and carries:
- the LHFPL5 gene encoding LHFPL tetraspan subfamily member 5 protein, which codes for MTKLLPAQEAAKIYHTNYVRNARAVGVMWGTLTICFSVLVMALFIQPYWIGDSINTPQAGYFGLFSYCVGNALTSELICKGSPLDFKTIPSGAFKTAMFFVAVAMFLIIGSTICFSLFFVCNTATVYKICAWMQLAAATGLMIGCLVYPDGWDSSEVKRMCGDQTDKYTLGACTIRWAFLLAMISIMDALILSLLAFVLGYRQDKLLPSDYKADGNEEV